The Pedobacter roseus genome contains a region encoding:
- a CDS encoding thermonuclease family protein — protein MRLGKVSLLLLLLTLQSCFIQPAGNKDINYSNLVFTARVIRILDGDTMEVLYQDQPIKIRLAHIDCPEKRGHQPFGAKAKQALSDLCFGQMVTVQGQKYDRYKRLIAVVINDKKQVINQEMVKLGMAWHFKKYSSDPLYAQLEITARKNKVGLWQEADAVAPWEWRGTKHSLAK, from the coding sequence ATGCGGCTGGGAAAAGTAAGCCTGCTGCTGTTGTTGCTCACGCTTCAGTCTTGCTTTATCCAGCCAGCTGGAAATAAAGACATCAATTATAGTAATCTGGTTTTTACAGCCAGAGTCATCCGGATTTTAGATGGCGATACCATGGAGGTATTATATCAGGACCAGCCCATTAAAATCCGTTTGGCACATATCGATTGTCCTGAGAAACGTGGCCACCAGCCTTTTGGTGCCAAAGCCAAACAAGCCCTTTCCGACCTGTGTTTCGGGCAAATGGTAACCGTTCAGGGCCAAAAATACGACCGTTATAAAAGATTGATCGCCGTAGTAATTAACGATAAAAAACAAGTAATTAATCAGGAAATGGTTAAACTGGGTATGGCCTGGCATTTTAAAAAATATTCAAGCGATCCGCTGTATGCGCAGTTGGAAATTACCGCAAGGAAAAATAAAGTAGGTTTATGGCAAGAGGCTGATGCGGTAGCACCATGGGAGTGGCGTGGAACAAAGCACAGCTTGGCAAAGTAA